In Ignavibacteria bacterium, a single genomic region encodes these proteins:
- a CDS encoding T9SS type A sorting domain-containing protein translates to MTKTMDTDGNIFDIGHCSGIEFPLPNENLSWGFAKYKITISVAETNEKYQFYINSLDSKYGRTYTGGYSRDLYVRYLSESPLNRRILFSKKHNDSVEIAIDTIATWDSLANGKPSKEYKLWKVILGQDNPMEKNFYARTTPFPISPRAMIDNSIRELELGTKVIFDTVYNYTGLSDKYGYNTIDSASVFFPYFSNPPIPSGENSEKNTYVTPAYFSYDPNYIDIVGLKINVLPGDTIILKPDKRFWISGYNQYSDNGDTLVLSASSVFIKETAAQLNTCYGGTILDYGAIMNWSPNSFSHIFQNSELSYLGTSHTINNSGHVEIDGYARLKVGNNTTVTFDGAGTYLKLNPNSIVQLGENAKIEFKNGAYLIANGSAISSAQGSHGRGIVLENAGEQTSITNCTFNNLMSSIFVKNTDAGYYEAFKNISNNTFYTDAICHYVIETKNTNNITISNNHIYMMQGEGLGILMRYYTNEGNEESASPTYAVNVMGNEISNGVVSAALISFTNSYPHINFKYNNCYGNVSNTNVVYRLSHGNIKNNTFSNNSGKNLDLLQANPDVLSNSFYSYIMNLTNNDSYPYFAPISTTTDGGWVWRGGKNTLTSSSNGNIYYNNGNVVLDWGQNYFSKGYYNYHLQGRINEPSGVYYVRNNCFNGSHNPSSSLRDYYSDTTVVTPYYAGSYINCSISTDAGTIWQIDDLGNGFYDTLYRTDNNSGYQPEEDEGLYSSAIEKKLNDDNYGAVSTFKTLINLHPQSVYTEECLYSLYECYQKLDTSRNQTSHDILYSDLKYFLDSKIASGLYSDEFNLNAYNITVMCLASISKYYEAMSGYEFIALYHPDEYLSFLASYDYAEIEDLMNGSGGISSKEENMTQEEYYKKLKKRIDRKIDDDPVKKMVKKSFDRTKAEKFSKIEKDAASRTNSNETAKQEIARIKSKYDEAKMKAVSIMRTSKSLTREEKDRKQIEDILLTKTEENKESATFSNIVPDEYSISQNYPNPFNPNTKINFALPKQGFVSLKIYDITGREIKTLVNEVKQAGYYTVDFNGSNLSSGVYFYKIQSGDFSSVKRMVLVK, encoded by the coding sequence ATGACAAAGACGATGGATACAGATGGAAATATTTTTGATATAGGGCATTGTTCGGGTATAGAATTTCCATTGCCAAATGAAAATTTATCCTGGGGGTTTGCAAAATATAAAATAACTATTTCGGTAGCAGAAACAAACGAAAAATATCAGTTTTATATAAATTCATTAGATAGTAAATATGGCAGAACCTATACCGGGGGATATAGCAGAGATCTATATGTCAGATATCTTTCTGAAAGTCCTTTGAATAGAAGAATATTATTCAGCAAAAAACACAACGATTCTGTTGAAATAGCAATAGATACTATAGCAACATGGGATTCATTAGCAAATGGAAAACCAAGCAAAGAATATAAACTTTGGAAAGTGATTCTGGGTCAGGATAATCCGATGGAAAAAAACTTTTATGCCAGAACAACACCGTTTCCAATTTCACCGCGTGCAATGATTGATAATAGTATTAGAGAGCTCGAACTTGGGACAAAGGTAATTTTTGATACGGTTTATAATTATACCGGTTTATCAGATAAATACGGATATAACACAATAGATAGTGCCTCAGTTTTCTTCCCATATTTTTCAAATCCGCCAATTCCATCTGGAGAAAACAGCGAAAAAAACACTTATGTTACTCCTGCTTATTTCTCATATGATCCCAATTACATAGATATTGTAGGTTTAAAAATAAATGTCTTACCGGGAGACACAATAATTCTTAAGCCCGATAAAAGGTTTTGGATTAGCGGATACAATCAATACTCTGACAACGGAGATACACTTGTTTTGTCTGCGAGTTCAGTTTTTATAAAAGAAACTGCAGCACAACTGAATACATGTTATGGTGGTACAATTTTAGATTATGGTGCTATAATGAACTGGAGTCCGAATTCTTTTTCGCATATTTTTCAAAACTCCGAGTTATCATATTTAGGGACATCGCATACTATTAATAATAGCGGGCATGTTGAAATAGATGGCTATGCAAGATTAAAAGTTGGAAACAACACCACTGTAACATTCGACGGTGCAGGAACATACTTAAAACTTAATCCCAACTCCATCGTCCAGCTTGGCGAGAACGCAAAAATTGAATTCAAGAACGGAGCATACCTGATTGCAAATGGAAGCGCCATTTCCTCTGCTCAAGGCAGCCACGGTAGAGGAATAGTTCTTGAAAATGCTGGTGAGCAGACTTCCATTACAAATTGTACGTTTAATAACCTTATGAGTTCAATATTCGTGAAGAATACTGATGCGGGATATTACGAAGCTTTTAAGAATATTAGTAATAACACATTCTATACCGATGCAATCTGTCACTACGTAATCGAAACAAAAAATACAAACAACATAACCATTTCAAACAATCATATATATATGATGCAGGGTGAGGGATTAGGTATTCTTATGCGGTATTATACAAACGAAGGCAACGAAGAGTCTGCTTCTCCAACTTATGCAGTCAATGTTATGGGAAATGAAATCTCAAACGGGGTTGTATCCGCAGCCCTTATTTCGTTCACAAATTCTTACCCGCATATTAATTTTAAATACAATAATTGTTACGGTAATGTATCAAACACAAATGTTGTATACAGACTATCACACGGAAATATAAAAAATAACACTTTTTCAAACAACTCCGGGAAGAATCTTGACCTTTTACAGGCAAATCCTGACGTGCTTTCAAACTCGTTTTATTCATATATAATGAACCTAACGAATAATGATTCATATCCGTATTTCGCTCCTATATCAACCACCACTGACGGAGGTTGGGTATGGAGAGGCGGCAAAAACACATTAACCAGTTCTTCTAACGGAAATATCTATTACAACAATGGAAATGTCGTACTGGACTGGGGTCAAAATTATTTTTCGAAAGGTTATTACAATTATCATTTGCAGGGGCGAATAAACGAACCCTCAGGTGTATATTATGTAAGAAACAATTGTTTTAATGGCAGCCATAACCCGAGCTCATCCTTAAGAGACTATTATTCGGATACTACTGTTGTAACACCGTATTACGCAGGTTCATATATTAATTGTAGTATTTCAACTGATGCAGGAACAATATGGCAAATTGATGACCTTGGAAATGGATTCTATGATACTTTGTATAGAACTGACAATAACTCCGGATATCAGCCCGAAGAGGATGAAGGTTTATACTCATCCGCTATTGAAAAAAAGCTGAACGACGATAATTACGGAGCGGTTTCAACATTTAAGACATTAATTAATCTTCACCCCCAAAGTGTATACACAGAAGAATGTTTGTACAGCCTGTATGAATGTTACCAGAAGCTTGATACCTCAAGAAATCAAACATCACACGATATTTTGTATTCCGACTTGAAATACTTCCTTGATTCAAAGATTGCATCAGGTCTGTACAGCGATGAATTCAATTTAAACGCTTACAATATTACAGTGATGTGTCTGGCGTCAATTTCCAAATATTACGAAGCAATGTCGGGGTATGAATTCATAGCACTTTACCATCCCGACGAATATTTAAGTTTTCTCGCAAGCTATGATTATGCTGAAATAGAAGACCTGATGAACGGCTCGGGTGGAATTTCAAGCAAGGAAGAAAACATGACACAGGAAGAGTACTATAAGAAATTGAAAAAGAGAATAGACAGAAAGATTGACGACGACCCTGTGAAGAAAATGGTAAAGAAATCATTTGATAGAACAAAAGCAGAAAAATTCTCAAAGATTGAGAAAGATGCAGCTTCAAGAACTAACAGCAATGAAACCGCAAAACAGGAAATAGCAAGAATAAAATCGAAATACGATGAAGCAAAGATGAAAGCTGTTTCCATAATGCGTACTTCAAAATCTTTAACGAGAGAAGAAAAAGACAGAAAGCAAATTGAAGACATTCTGCTCACAAAAACAGAAGAAAACAAGGAATCTGCAACATTTAGCAATATAGTCCCTGACGAGTATAGTATTTCTCAGAACTATCCGAACCCATTTAATCCAAACACAAAGATAAACTTTGCGTTGCCGAAGCAGGGTTTCGTATCTCTGAAAATCTATGACATCACGGGTAGAGAAATTAAGACACTTGTAAACGAAGTAAAGCAGGCAGGATATTACACCGTTGATTTCAACGGTTCTAATCTCAGCAGCGGTGTTTACTTCTATAAAATCCAATCAGGTGATTTTTCAAGCGTAAAGCGTATGGTGCTTGTAAAATAA
- a CDS encoding two-component regulator propeller domain-containing protein, producing MESIKLPALLLLILALFSTTNLAYGQNQWKYYHPNNSGLPGNIVPDIIIDSTNAKWFATNNGLARLKGNTWTVWDTTNSLIPNNFIQSIIKDKENNIWIATRNKGIVKYDGINWTLYYNTNLGYPLLAINRLRVDNNNTLWACSQTLGLLKYLSSINKWVRYYTANSGLPDNSVTDVQFENNIKWIGTVQGGIARFNDTSWTIYNHNNTPLESDFIERVGIDNFDNKWFCTRFGGVAKFNSDQNQWTIYTSTNSGLPWNNTYSIFFDEQNTKWIGIAGGGFTIFNDTNWVTALDTNSTTVGDFKKDKYNNVWICASEGVWVYNPQGIVKVYENSTVLPKSIALYQNFPNPFNPFTKIKYSVKKEGYVTLSIYDITGRKINTIVNNRKSIGEYEIVFNGAGLSSGIYLYTLESDDIKITKSMILLK from the coding sequence ATGGAAAGCATAAAACTACCGGCATTATTATTATTAATATTAGCTTTGTTTTCTACAACTAATCTTGCATACGGGCAAAATCAATGGAAATATTATCATCCAAACAACTCGGGACTACCCGGAAATATTGTGCCTGATATAATAATAGACAGTACAAATGCTAAATGGTTTGCAACTAACAACGGGCTTGCAAGACTTAAAGGAAATACATGGACTGTATGGGATACTACAAATTCATTGATTCCTAATAATTTTATTCAATCCATTATAAAAGACAAGGAAAATAATATATGGATTGCAACGAGGAACAAAGGAATTGTTAAGTATGACGGAATAAACTGGACGCTTTATTATAATACTAATTTGGGATATCCATTGCTTGCAATAAACCGGCTAAGGGTTGACAACAATAATACACTTTGGGCTTGCAGTCAAACCTTAGGTTTGCTTAAATATCTCAGTAGTATAAATAAATGGGTAAGATATTATACGGCAAATTCGGGACTTCCTGATAATTCTGTAACTGATGTTCAATTCGAAAATAATATTAAATGGATAGGCACTGTGCAAGGCGGGATAGCAAGGTTTAACGATACAAGCTGGACAATATATAACCATAACAATACACCTTTAGAAAGTGATTTTATAGAGCGAGTTGGAATAGATAATTTTGACAATAAATGGTTTTGTACACGTTTTGGCGGAGTAGCTAAATTCAATTCAGATCAAAATCAATGGACAATATATACTTCAACAAACTCCGGACTTCCATGGAATAATACATATAGTATATTTTTTGATGAACAGAATACTAAATGGATAGGAATTGCTGGTGGAGGATTTACAATTTTTAATGATACAAACTGGGTTACCGCACTTGATACAAATTCTACAACGGTAGGTGATTTTAAAAAAGATAAATATAATAATGTATGGATTTGTGCAAGTGAAGGAGTGTGGGTCTATAATCCTCAGGGGATTGTAAAAGTTTACGAAAATAGCACCGTATTACCAAAGAGTATCGCATTATATCAAAACTTCCCCAATCCTTTCAATCCTTTTACTAAAATCAAATATTCTGTTAAGAAAGAAGGCTATGTTACGCTTTCAATATATGATATAACGGGTAGGAAAATAAATACAATTGTTAATAATAGGAAAAGTATTGGTGAGTATGAAATTGTTTTCAACGGAGCAGGGTTATCCTCGGGAATATACTTATATACATTAGAATCAGATGATATAAAAATTACAAAATCAATGATTTTACTAAAATAA